The following proteins are encoded in a genomic region of Ctenopharyngodon idella isolate HZGC_01 chromosome 12, HZGC01, whole genome shotgun sequence:
- the LOC127524256 gene encoding sushi, nidogen and EGF-like domain-containing protein 1, producing MRFLISLCVSLLLLINGEIINGQTTGIFYPFGSAAGDTEYSNYGDESYVFVGLSTPYTFFGRTYNQLYVHFNGLLTFNQPEPASGPNYNPTRGAEDFIAPLWSDVDDYYSGVFSYQEYTNGSVLTRATQDINQYFPQMRFNASSVFVVTWEFGDRTSPAIKFQVVLISGGGFSFFLINYGDCAVLYEQVQAGYDTIGSTDSFVIPDSINGNYQNLKSTSNVNVQGRWAFLVNGWRLRTWLSLLLPHKL from the exons ATGAGGTTTCTGATTTCACTGTGTGTGTCTCTACTGCTGCTGATTAATG GTGAAATAATCAATGGACAAACAACAG GGATATTCTATCCATTCGGCTCAGCGGCAGGAGACACAGAATATTCTAATTATGGTGATGAAAGCTACGTATTTGTTGGCCTATCCACTCCATATACGTTCTTTGGCCGCACATACAACCAGCTATAC GTTCATTTTAATGGACTCCTTACATTCAACCAACCTGAACCAGCATCAGGTCCTAACTACAATCCCACCAGAGGAGCTGAAGATTTCATTGCTCCTCTCTGGAGTGATGTTGATGACTATTACAGTGGCGTGTTCTCATATCAGGAGTACACAAATGGAAGTGTGCTCACTCGCGCCACTCAGGATATAAACCAGTATTTCCCTCAGATGAGATTCAATGCTTCTTCAGTCTTTGTTGTCACTTGGGAATTTGGTGATCGCACAAGCCCa gcGATCAAGTTTCAAGTGGTTTTAATTTCTGGTGGaggtttttctttctttctgatcaATTATGGCGACTGTGCTGTGCTATATGAACAAGTTCAG GCTGGATATGACACAATAGGCTCCACAGACTCCTTTGTAATTCCTGATTCAATTAATGGCAACTACCAAAACCTCAAGAGCACAAGCAACGTAAACGTCCAGGGTCGTTGGGCCTTCCTTGTGAACG